The Moorena sp. SIOASIH genome includes a window with the following:
- a CDS encoding condensation domain-containing protein has translation MSQISPGETLNRKLVPVEEGMEILNRLAKSSYVVTISRVKGSLSEEILRQALDLIQYRYPCLNCRIVGSLDNLWFETGGVSKIPLRVVDNLYNEHWQEVVLEELNQEIESNKGLMRAVLVRAESENSANYLITSIHHAISDGLSCVRLHSAILTYCQKIHCGEPITSVLPLPILPPIDRLIPISTRGFQGIWHRSFLLLRRIFNQLWHRPKTLGFEKCVPINLRRCGMVQKSLDKGLTQELINRCKKEKTTVHGALCGAMLLTAAKSITANKKKRLCVSCLSYVDLRRRLEPVVSDEVMGSLVSCVTSYHTLQSNLSFWDLARSVKKQLEYRLKGANIFRVIVITKTLIKMFLKHPNQGSSTVSVTNIGKVNIPKHYGAFELEEISFASANGSFGVNLSVAVSTFDEKIILNFCFSEPFISNDSMEKLANNVLYYLRDACLPNVA, from the coding sequence ATGGAAATCTTAAATCGCCTTGCTAAATCCAGTTATGTAGTAACGATCAGTCGCGTCAAAGGATCTCTCAGTGAAGAAATCCTTAGACAGGCTCTTGACCTGATTCAATACCGTTACCCTTGTCTTAACTGTCGTATTGTTGGTTCGTTAGATAATCTTTGGTTTGAAACTGGAGGGGTGTCCAAGATTCCTTTGCGGGTGGTTGACAATCTCTACAACGAACACTGGCAAGAGGTTGTTCTTGAAGAGCTGAATCAGGAAATTGAGAGTAATAAAGGTTTGATGCGGGCAGTGCTAGTTCGTGCTGAGAGTGAAAACAGTGCGAACTATCTGATTACATCAATCCACCACGCTATATCAGACGGCTTATCTTGTGTCCGACTGCACTCAGCAATTTTGACCTACTGCCAGAAAATTCACTGTGGGGAACCAATAACTTCAGTGCTTCCCTTACCCATACTCCCACCCATAGATAGGTTAATTCCGATATCAACGAGGGGATTCCAAGGGATTTGGCATAGATCATTCCTATTATTACGAAGAATTTTTAATCAGCTTTGGCATCGACCAAAAACTCTCGGGTTTGAGAAGTGCGTACCCATTAATTTACGCCGTTGTGGTATGGTGCAAAAATCCTTAGACAAAGGGTTAACCCAAGAGTTGATCAATCGTTGCAAAAAGGAAAAGACAACAGTACATGGTGCCCTGTGTGGAGCGATGCTGTTGACTGCCGCAAAAAGCATCACAGCAAATAAGAAAAAAAGGTTGTGTGTAAGTTGCCTATCCTATGTTGACTTGCGCAGACGCTTGGAACCAGTGGTCAGTGATGAGGTCATGGGGAGCCTAGTTTCATGTGTTACCTCATATCACACCTTACAGAGCAATCTATCATTCTGGGATTTAGCTCGCAGTGTTAAAAAACAGCTCGAATATCGTTTGAAAGGAGCAAATATATTTAGAGTTATTGTTATAACTAAAACCTTGATAAAGATGTTTTTAAAGCACCCTAATCAAGGGTCGTCAACCGTATCTGTAACCAATATTGGTAAAGTCAACATTCCTAAACATTACGGAGCCTTTGAACTAGAAGAAATCAGCTTTGCTTCAGCCAACGGTTCTTTTGGGGTAAATTTATCTGTTGCTGTCTCAACCTTTGACGAAAAAATTATTTTAAATTTTTGTTTTTCTGAACCATTTATAAGTAATGATTCGATGGAAAAGTTAGCAAATAATGTCCTGTATTATCTTAGGGATGCTTGCTTACCAAATGTAGCTTGA